From a region of the Cololabis saira isolate AMF1-May2022 chromosome 8, fColSai1.1, whole genome shotgun sequence genome:
- the ninj1 gene encoding ninjurin-1 — translation MASENLEMNGDADAAGEEGPLRENWRRPRRPLNMNHYANKKSAAESMLDVALLMANASQLKAVLEQGPGFTFYVPLITLISISLILQVVVGVMLIFIVKWNLNDEKTHYKLNILENSATAFVFIIVVVNVFITAFGVQRPSS, via the exons ATGGCTTCGGAAAACTTGGAAATGAACGGCGACGCGGACGCAGCCGGCGAGGAG GGTCCGCTACGGGAAAACTGGAGGAGGCCACGAAGACCCCTGAACATGAACCATTACGCCAATAAGAAGAGTGCAGCAGAGAGCATGCTGGATGTGGCTCTGCTCATGGCTAATGCTTCCCAGCTGAAGGCTGTGCTGGAGCAAGGGCCAGGCTTCACCTTCTATGTGCCACTCATTACTCTCATTAGTATCTCTCTCATCCTGCAAGTCGTGGTGGGAGTTATGCTCATCTTTATCG TAAAGTGGAATCTAAATGATGAAAAAACGCACTACAAGCTGAACATCCTGGAGAACAGCGCCACAGCCTTCGTCTTTATCATAGTTGTAGTCAACGTCTTCATCACAGCCTTCGGCGTACAGCGGCCCAGCTCTTAA